Genomic DNA from Thermomicrobiales bacterium:
GGCGAGATCACCCAACTGGCAACGATCGCCCAGCCGACGATCGGCGTCGTGACGAACGTCTCGCACTCCCACCTGGGCCGGATGGGTTCGCTGGATGCCATCGCCCAGACCAAGACTGAGCTGGTCGAGGCGCTGCCGGCTGACGGCCTGGCCGTCCTCAACATCGACGATGAGCGCGTCCGCGCGATGGCCGAACACGCGTCCTGTCGGGTTGTCTACTACGGCATCGATCCGGAGGCTGAGTACTACGCGACCGATCTGGAGAGCCGTGGGATGGACGGTATCTCGTTCACCCTGCACCACGGCGAGGTCCAGAGCTACATCAGCGTGCCGCTGATGGGTCGCCACAGCGTCCACATGGCACTGGTCGGCATTGCGGTTGGCACTGAGCTTGGTCTCTCGCTGGCTGACATCTTGCGCGGTTTCCAGACGCCGGACATTCAGTTGAGGTTGCTGTTGCTGCCGGGCGTGAATGGCTCGACTGTGCTGGACGACAGCTACAACGCCAACCCGGCCTCCTGCGTGGCCGCGCTGAATCTGCTTGTCGAGCTGGATGCGACACGCCGTGTCGCCGTCTTCGGGGACATGTACGAGCTCGGCTCGTATGAGGAAGAGGGCCACCGGCTGGTTGGTGGGCGCGCGGCTGAGACGGTCGATGCGCTTTACACGATGGGGCCGCGGGCGCGGCTGATCGCCGCCGAGGCAGTGCGGGCGAAGCCCAACCTGCCGGTCGAAATGTTTGATGACAAGCGCGCGTTGGAAGACGCATTGCGTCGGGACCTGAAACCGGGGGATCTGGTCTTGATCAAGGGATCACGGGGATTGGAGCTGGAGACGCTGGTAGCAGCGCTCCGGACGGAAACGACTGGGGATTCGGATTGATAACGCCGGCCTATGCGGTCGAGCTCTTCGACTCGCTTCGTCACGGGGTGGTCACGAACTCGTTGCTGCCGCTCGACCCACTCGACAATCTGGCCATCTCGCTGGGTCTCTCCGGTGTCGCCTTCATCATCGCGCTGGCGTTCGGCAGGCCGTACATCGATCTGTTGCGAGCGCGCGGGATCGGCAAGAAGATCCGGATTGATGGCCCGGAAGGGCACATGACCAAGACCGGCACGCCGACGATGGGAGGCGTGATCTTCATCGCGACCGTGATCGTGCTGACAATTGTGTTCAACCTCATCGGGCGGCTGTCCATGTTGTTGCCGCTTGGCGTGCTGACGTTCACCGCGGTGCTGGGCGGGATCGACGATCGGCTGAATCTGGTCGGCGGGCAGTCCACCGGACTGACGGCGCGGTTCAAGATGGTGTGGTTGCTGCTGTTCGCGGCGGTCAGTTCCCTGGTGCTCTATTTCCCGCTCGGATTGCACAGCATCTATATCCCGTTCATCGGGCAGTACAACATCGGCCTGCTCTACATTCCAATCGCGCTGTTCAGTATTTCCGGGACGGCGAACGCGGTGAACCTGACCGATGGGCTGGATACGCTGGCGGGCGGCACGGCAGCGGTGGCATTCACGGCCTACGGCATCATCGCCTTCCTGCAGGGGCAGGTACAGGTCGTCACCTTCTGCTTCACGATGGTTGGCGCGCTCTTCGGCTTCTTGTGGTTCAACGCGCACCCGGCGCAGGTCATTATGGGTGACTGTGGCGCGCTGGCGCTCGGCGCGTCGCTGGCGACAGTCGCGTTCATGACCGGGCAGTGGCTGTTGCTGCCGATTGTCGG
This window encodes:
- a CDS encoding UDP-N-acetylmuramoyl-tripeptide--D-alanyl-D-alanine ligase — encoded protein: MIRVHDILAGTGGRMFGSISRNDLLNRVVHDSRDVGEGDLFVALQGERVDAHRFVPDALEAGAGAVMVNEEWFRRFDLGDLPVIVVPDTLVALQSLAKYWRTLFSDTQVIGITGSIGKSSTKEVLSAVLSQRYQVTRSRKSYNNEVGLPISVLEITPDTDISVLEMGGAYAFGEITQLATIAQPTIGVVTNVSHSHLGRMGSLDAIAQTKTELVEALPADGLAVLNIDDERVRAMAEHASCRVVYYGIDPEAEYYATDLESRGMDGISFTLHHGEVQSYISVPLMGRHSVHMALVGIAVGTELGLSLADILRGFQTPDIQLRLLLLPGVNGSTVLDDSYNANPASCVAALNLLVELDATRRVAVFGDMYELGSYEEEGHRLVGGRAAETVDALYTMGPRARLIAAEAVRAKPNLPVEMFDDKRALEDALRRDLKPGDLVLIKGSRGLELETLVAALRTETTGDSD
- the mraY gene encoding phospho-N-acetylmuramoyl-pentapeptide-transferase; the protein is MITPAYAVELFDSLRHGVVTNSLLPLDPLDNLAISLGLSGVAFIIALAFGRPYIDLLRARGIGKKIRIDGPEGHMTKTGTPTMGGVIFIATVIVLTIVFNLIGRLSMLLPLGVLTFTAVLGGIDDRLNLVGGQSTGLTARFKMVWLLLFAAVSSLVLYFPLGLHSIYIPFIGQYNIGLLYIPIALFSISGTANAVNLTDGLDTLAGGTAAVAFTAYGIIAFLQGQVQVVTFCFTMVGALFGFLWFNAHPAQVIMGDCGALALGASLATVAFMTGQWLLLPIVGAVFVAETTSVMLQVAWFKRTGGKRLFRMTPLHHHFELLGWSETQVTLRFWLAGMMAGLLGVALAVGGPA